The Bernardetia litoralis DSM 6794 genome includes a window with the following:
- a CDS encoding metal ABC transporter permease: MDKIIDFLLLTEPNTRYVVLGSILLGASSAIVGCFTFLQKRALVGDAVAHSVLPGVCGAFLLAGTKNPLFLIVGAFISGWLSIVCMNLITRYSKLKEDTAVALILSVFFGFGVMLLTYIQQSGNASQSGLESFLFGKAAALVGTDVWIFGGLAALMLLLVGLFYKEFIIVIFHKSFAQTIGLPITAIEILLTTLTVLAVVVGIQSVGVVLMAAMLVTPAAAARFWTDKLHYMLFIAAGFGALAAIGGAFVSYIQTQMPTGPWIVLVASAIAMFSFFFAPKKGIVARRRRQYLYKKQILEENILKAIYHIVEKDPTKSISSLEDIGLQRQFKPTLLRNSLKKLTNKKLIKKAQDGWHLTELGNTKAKRLVKLHRLWELYLTEFVRLAPDHVHEAAEALEHILTPEIEAQLETRLKYPQKDPHDREIPY; the protein is encoded by the coding sequence ATGGACAAAATAATAGACTTTTTATTATTGACAGAACCAAATACAAGATATGTAGTTTTGGGTTCGATACTTTTGGGAGCAAGTTCAGCTATTGTAGGTTGTTTTACTTTTTTACAAAAGCGTGCTTTGGTTGGTGATGCAGTGGCACATTCTGTTTTACCTGGAGTTTGTGGTGCTTTTTTATTGGCAGGAACTAAAAACCCTCTTTTTTTAATTGTAGGAGCTTTTATTTCGGGTTGGCTTTCTATTGTTTGTATGAACTTGATTACACGATATAGCAAACTCAAAGAAGATACAGCTGTTGCACTTATTTTGTCTGTTTTTTTTGGTTTTGGAGTAATGTTACTTACTTATATTCAACAATCTGGAAATGCTTCACAGTCTGGTCTAGAGAGTTTTTTGTTTGGAAAAGCTGCTGCACTTGTTGGAACTGATGTTTGGATTTTTGGTGGTTTAGCTGCTTTGATGTTGCTTTTAGTAGGTCTTTTTTATAAAGAATTTATCATTGTTATTTTTCATAAAAGTTTTGCCCAAACGATTGGTCTTCCTATTACTGCTATTGAAATTTTACTCACAACACTTACCGTTTTGGCTGTGGTTGTTGGCATTCAATCTGTGGGAGTGGTTTTGATGGCTGCGATGCTCGTTACGCCTGCTGCTGCTGCTCGTTTTTGGACAGATAAACTTCATTATATGCTTTTTATTGCTGCTGGTTTTGGGGCTTTGGCAGCTATTGGAGGGGCTTTTGTTTCTTATATTCAAACTCAAATGCCGACAGGACCTTGGATTGTTTTGGTGGCTTCTGCGATTGCAATGTTTTCGTTTTTCTTTGCACCCAAAAAGGGAATTGTAGCACGAAGACGACGACAATATTTGTACAAAAAACAGATTTTAGAAGAAAATATTCTAAAAGCCATTTACCATATTGTAGAAAAAGACCCTACCAAATCCATTTCATCTTTGGAAGATATTGGGCTTCAAAGACAATTCAAACCTACTTTACTGAGAAATTCATTAAAAAAACTGACTAATAAAAAGCTAATAAAAAAAGCTCAAGATGGTTGGCATCTAACAGAATTAGGAAATACAAAAGCCAAACGATTAGTAAAATTACACCGTCTTTGGGAGCTATATTTGACTGAGTTTGTGCGTCTTGCACCTGACCACGTACACGAAGCAGCCGAAGCACTAGAGCATATTTTGACTCCAGAAATTGAAGCTCAACTGGAGACAAGATTAAAATATCCACAAAAAGATCCACATGATAGAGAAATTCCGTATTAA